A stretch of Halomonas elongata DSM 2581 DNA encodes these proteins:
- a CDS encoding TusE/DsrC/DsvC family sulfur relay protein: protein MATTEIYRYLPVSDTTSVALDPEGYLVELEQWTPDVARALAAEEGIALDEAHWEVIEVLRDFYARYEMAPAMRPLVKAVGRALGPEKGRSIHLMRLFPGSPAKVAARLAGLPKPSHCL, encoded by the coding sequence ATGGCAACTACGGAAATATACCGTTATCTTCCAGTTTCTGACACCACGAGCGTGGCCCTCGATCCCGAAGGCTATCTCGTCGAGCTAGAGCAATGGACCCCGGATGTCGCCAGGGCGCTGGCCGCAGAAGAGGGCATCGCGCTGGATGAGGCGCACTGGGAGGTGATCGAGGTGCTGCGCGACTTCTATGCACGCTACGAGATGGCGCCTGCCATGCGCCCCCTGGTCAAGGCCGTGGGGCGTGCCCTGGGGCCGGAAAAGGGGCGTTCGATCCATCTGATGCGACTCTTCCCCGGTAGTCCCGCCAAGGTGGCGGCCCGCCTGGCGGGGTTGCCCAAACCCAGCCATTGTCTGTGA
- the moaB gene encoding molybdenum cofactor biosynthesis protein B, protein MSEAMIPLSVAVLTVSDTRTEETDRSGRTLVERLEAAGHRLYDKRIVVDDVYRIRAQVAAWIAEPEVQVILTTGGTGFTGRDSTPEAVSVLLDKRIEGFGELFRHLSWQEIGSSTVQSRCLGGLANATVVFCLPGSTGACRTAWDGILAEQLDSRHQPCNFANLVIPERGQHV, encoded by the coding sequence ATGAGCGAGGCGATGATTCCCCTGTCCGTGGCGGTACTCACCGTCTCCGACACGCGTACCGAAGAGACCGACCGTAGCGGCCGGACCCTGGTGGAACGCCTCGAGGCCGCCGGCCACCGGCTGTACGACAAGCGCATCGTCGTCGACGATGTCTACCGCATTCGCGCCCAGGTGGCGGCCTGGATCGCCGAGCCTGAAGTGCAGGTCATCCTGACCACCGGCGGTACCGGCTTCACCGGGCGCGACTCCACCCCTGAGGCCGTCTCGGTGCTGCTCGACAAGCGGATCGAAGGCTTCGGCGAGCTCTTCCGCCACCTCTCCTGGCAGGAGATCGGCAGTTCCACCGTGCAGAGCCGCTGCCTCGGCGGTCTGGCCAACGCGACCGTCGTCTTTTGCCTGCCCGGCTCTACCGGCGCTTGCCGCACCGCCTGGGACGGCATCCTCGCTGAACAGCTCGACAGCCGCCACCAGCCCTGCAACTTCGCCAACCTGGTGATTCCGGAACGAGGCCAGCATGTCTGA
- a CDS encoding gamma-glutamylcyclotransferase family protein — MMTPRRLGLLGLCLAPFAIAGWFWLTWLSPWTYERPDSLPEVASGEHHLFVYGTLRYAPIRWLVYGRTGDPQPVELHGYQRKGLDLVPSAGDSVEGLMLTVDGEELAHLDRYERLGIRYFRQQVTLSNGQEAWVYRRIEG, encoded by the coding sequence ATGATGACCCCACGTCGCCTGGGCCTGTTGGGCTTGTGCCTCGCCCCTTTTGCCATCGCCGGCTGGTTCTGGCTGACCTGGCTCAGCCCCTGGACCTACGAACGCCCCGACTCGCTCCCGGAGGTGGCCAGTGGCGAACACCATCTCTTCGTTTACGGTACCCTGCGCTATGCTCCGATCCGCTGGCTCGTCTACGGGCGAACCGGGGATCCGCAACCAGTGGAACTGCACGGTTACCAACGCAAGGGGCTCGATCTCGTGCCGTCCGCGGGCGACAGCGTCGAAGGGCTCATGCTGACGGTCGACGGAGAGGAACTGGCACATCTCGACCGCTATGAACGCCTGGGCATTCGCTATTTCCGCCAGCAAGTCACGCTGTCCAACGGACAGGAGGCCTGGGTCTATCGACGTATCGAAGGCTAA
- a CDS encoding DUF1244 domain-containing protein, protein MQDFDDATRTELEAAAFRRLLRHLDENKDVQNIDLMILADFCRNCLSKWLVAEAEARGESLDYEAAREYVYGMPYSEWKSRYQADATPEQLAALEARQAAKRERGDDE, encoded by the coding sequence ATGCAGGACTTCGACGACGCCACCCGTACCGAACTCGAGGCCGCCGCCTTTCGCCGCTTGCTGCGCCATCTCGACGAGAACAAGGACGTTCAGAACATCGATCTGATGATCCTTGCCGACTTCTGCCGCAATTGCCTCTCCAAGTGGCTGGTGGCCGAGGCCGAAGCGCGCGGTGAGTCGCTGGATTACGAAGCCGCCCGCGAGTATGTCTACGGCATGCCCTACAGCGAATGGAAGTCACGCTATCAGGCCGACGCCACGCCGGAACAACTGGCCGCCCTCGAGGCCCGCCAGGCCGCGAAGCGCGAGCGGGGCGACGACGAATGA
- a CDS encoding acyl carrier protein phosphodiesterase: MNFLAHGWLARGGTDDFLYGNLIADGVKGADLDAWGTEIARGIRHHRRVDAYVDAHPVVRDARARAPSPQRRYAGIALDLLWDHFLARHLEVGERDALVGRCYRVLDGRVAPRRLEAMMPALIRQDWLRGYADFSFTCRAVAGVGRRIDGPNQLARLVPWMERDYGHLAREFESLWNDLEAELGVAP; encoded by the coding sequence ATGAATTTCCTGGCGCATGGTTGGCTGGCAAGAGGCGGAACGGACGATTTCCTGTACGGCAACCTCATTGCCGATGGCGTCAAGGGCGCGGATCTCGACGCCTGGGGGACGGAGATCGCCCGTGGTATCCGTCATCACCGCCGCGTGGATGCCTATGTGGATGCGCATCCGGTCGTGCGTGATGCACGGGCGAGGGCGCCATCGCCGCAGCGCCGTTATGCGGGCATCGCCCTCGATCTGCTGTGGGACCATTTCCTGGCCCGCCACCTGGAGGTCGGCGAACGCGATGCCCTGGTGGGGCGTTGCTATCGGGTACTGGACGGCCGTGTCGCACCGCGTCGCCTGGAAGCGATGATGCCGGCCCTGATACGCCAGGACTGGCTGAGGGGATACGCCGATTTCTCCTTCACCTGCCGGGCGGTGGCTGGCGTGGGCCGCCGTATCGACGGCCCCAATCAACTGGCGCGGCTGGTGCCCTGGATGGAGCGCGACTATGGGCATCTGGCCAGGGAGTTCGAGTCGCTCTGGAACGATCTAGAGGCGGAGCTGGGCGTGGCTCCCTGA
- a CDS encoding helix-turn-helix domain-containing protein — protein MTASNDQDAALRIASGRKPFVEPLRLGERLKEIRLANEWTLGDVSERTGLARSTLSKIENDQISPTFTAVQKLISGLDIDLPQLLSQPQTKTRTMGRRDLTRRGEGQQHPTPTYEHELLSCELAQKRMIPFKTIVRARRFEEFSEWVRHDGEEFLMILEGEIQLFSEFYEPLQLAKGDSIYFDSDMGHALVSVSEEDAVVLSVCTPRDGL, from the coding sequence ATGACCGCCAGCAACGATCAGGACGCCGCCCTGCGCATTGCCTCCGGGCGCAAGCCATTCGTCGAGCCTCTGCGGCTCGGCGAACGGCTCAAGGAGATCCGCCTGGCCAATGAATGGACCCTGGGCGATGTCAGCGAACGCACGGGGCTGGCACGTTCCACGCTTTCCAAGATCGAGAACGACCAGATCTCGCCGACCTTCACCGCGGTACAGAAGCTGATCAGCGGCCTGGATATCGATCTCCCGCAACTACTCAGCCAGCCGCAGACCAAGACGCGCACCATGGGCCGCCGGGACCTGACGCGCCGAGGGGAAGGTCAACAGCACCCCACCCCGACCTACGAGCACGAACTGCTCAGTTGCGAACTGGCCCAGAAGCGCATGATCCCCTTCAAGACCATCGTGCGCGCTCGCCGCTTCGAGGAATTCAGCGAATGGGTCCGTCACGACGGCGAGGAGTTCCTGATGATTCTCGAAGGCGAGATTCAGCTGTTCTCCGAGTTCTACGAACCGCTTCAACTGGCCAAGGGCGACAGTATCTACTTCGATAGTGACATGGGTCATGCCCTGGTCTCGGTCAGTGAGGAGGATGCCGTGGTATTGTCGGTGTGCACGCCGCGGGATGGTCTTTGA
- a CDS encoding molybdopterin molybdotransferase MoeA: MSDTASLQSVEAGLESLLEGVPVLPTETLPCERAARRVLPADVTARLDVPPFDNSAMDGYALRHTDAGRVLPVSQRIVAGASAEPLAPGSCARIFTGGAMPQGADCVVRQENAEVTADGIRVPDDIPVHDNVRHRGSDVRAGTPLLSAGMRLDAAALGHLAGQGITEVEVRRRPRVALLSTGDEIVEPGQPLKAGQIYNSNRPMLIQLLETFGAEVTRLTSVPDEAEGTRALLSEAAQDADVVITTGGVSVGEEDHVKTALESLGRLDLWKLAMRPGKPLALGRLPDGNGGETRFVGLPGNPVSSFVAAWLFLRPLMGALLDCPELGQLPRLTARADFSARTGPRRHYMRVTLTFSAEGIVAQAFPDQNSGVLSSCVGADALAIIEPDSNITAGDSIDCLWLRGD, encoded by the coding sequence ATGTCTGACACTGCATCTCTCCAGTCGGTGGAAGCCGGCCTAGAGTCCCTGCTCGAGGGCGTCCCGGTACTGCCGACGGAAACCCTGCCCTGCGAACGAGCGGCACGCCGCGTGCTTCCGGCCGATGTCACCGCCCGTCTCGATGTGCCGCCCTTCGACAACAGCGCCATGGACGGTTATGCCCTGCGCCATACCGATGCCGGACGCGTCCTGCCGGTTTCGCAGCGCATCGTCGCCGGCGCGAGCGCCGAGCCCCTGGCACCGGGTAGTTGTGCCCGCATTTTCACCGGCGGTGCGATGCCTCAAGGCGCCGATTGCGTCGTTCGGCAGGAAAACGCCGAGGTCACCGCCGACGGTATCCGGGTGCCCGACGACATCCCCGTCCATGACAATGTGCGTCATCGCGGCAGTGACGTGCGCGCGGGCACGCCATTGCTGAGCGCCGGCATGCGTCTCGATGCCGCCGCCCTCGGCCACCTCGCCGGACAGGGCATCACCGAGGTCGAGGTACGCCGCCGTCCGCGCGTCGCCCTGCTCTCCACCGGTGACGAAATCGTCGAACCCGGCCAGCCGCTGAAAGCCGGCCAGATCTACAACAGCAACCGGCCCATGCTGATCCAGCTGCTCGAAACCTTCGGGGCCGAGGTCACACGCCTGACCAGCGTGCCGGACGAGGCCGAGGGCACCCGCGCACTGCTCAGCGAAGCGGCTCAGGATGCCGATGTGGTCATCACCACCGGCGGGGTCAGTGTCGGCGAGGAAGATCACGTCAAGACGGCGCTCGAGTCACTGGGGCGGCTCGACCTGTGGAAGCTGGCCATGCGTCCGGGCAAACCGCTCGCCCTGGGTCGCCTCCCCGACGGCAATGGTGGCGAGACACGCTTCGTCGGACTGCCGGGAAACCCGGTCTCCAGCTTCGTGGCGGCCTGGCTGTTCCTGCGGCCTCTCATGGGCGCCCTGCTCGATTGCCCCGAGCTTGGCCAACTGCCAAGGCTCACCGCCCGAGCCGACTTCTCGGCACGCACGGGGCCACGCCGCCACTACATGCGCGTGACGCTGACGTTTTCTGCAGAGGGAATCGTTGCCCAGGCCTTTCCCGACCAGAATTCCGGCGTGCTGTCGTCCTGTGTCGGTGCCGACGCCCTGGCGATCATCGAGCCCGACTCGAACATCACCGCCGGCGATAGCATCGACTGCCTGTGGCTGCGCGGGGATTGA
- the pdxH gene encoding pyridoxamine 5'-phosphate oxidase produces MTRDIADIRRDYEGGRLEEGQVPDQPLSLFDEWLALALESEGDDGNVMTLATADSQGMPHARVVLLKDFNEQGLVFYTNYQSHKGSELANVPHAALVFWWPSLGRQVRVEGPVEQVSDAESDAYFASRPRASQLGAWVATQSVVIPGRNWLEEREQRFQRAYEGQEIERPGHWGGYRVVPEMIEFWQGQPSRLHDRIRYERRANTWSHFRLAP; encoded by the coding sequence ATGACACGAGATATTGCCGATATACGGCGCGACTATGAAGGCGGTCGGCTCGAAGAAGGCCAGGTGCCCGACCAGCCCTTGTCCCTGTTCGATGAGTGGCTGGCCCTGGCCCTGGAGTCCGAGGGGGACGACGGCAATGTCATGACCCTGGCCACTGCCGACAGTCAGGGCATGCCCCATGCCCGCGTGGTGTTGCTCAAGGATTTCAACGAGCAGGGGCTGGTCTTCTATACCAATTACCAGAGCCACAAGGGCAGCGAGCTGGCCAATGTGCCGCATGCCGCCCTGGTCTTCTGGTGGCCCTCCCTGGGCCGGCAGGTGCGCGTCGAGGGCCCTGTGGAACAGGTCAGCGATGCGGAATCCGATGCCTACTTCGCCAGCCGTCCCCGGGCCAGCCAACTGGGCGCCTGGGTCGCCACCCAGAGCGTGGTGATTCCGGGCCGCAACTGGCTCGAGGAACGCGAACAGCGCTTCCAGCGAGCCTATGAAGGCCAGGAGATCGAGCGGCCCGGCCATTGGGGCGGCTATCGTGTGGTGCCGGAAATGATCGAATTCTGGCAAGGACAGCCGAGCCGCCTGCACGACCGCATTCGCTACGAGCGACGCGCCAACACCTGGAGCCATTTCCGCCTGGCCCCCTGA
- a CDS encoding MgtC/SapB family protein: MDAELTLLEMLTRLGAAAGLALVLGIEREFRGKPAGLRSHMLVALGAAAFLLVGLEILFSTAGNGPTARIDPTRIVEGVIGGIGFLGAGSIIRSGTSVQGITTGASIWLAGAIGIAAGVGDMALATMVTLLALIIMTVLGAIERALPWHKREE, from the coding sequence ATGGACGCAGAATTGACATTACTGGAAATGCTCACTCGCCTGGGAGCTGCCGCGGGTCTGGCCCTGGTACTCGGCATCGAACGTGAATTCCGCGGCAAACCCGCCGGCCTGCGTTCCCACATGCTGGTCGCCCTGGGTGCGGCCGCTTTCCTGCTGGTCGGCCTGGAAATTCTCTTTTCCACCGCTGGCAATGGCCCGACGGCACGCATCGATCCGACCCGCATCGTCGAGGGCGTCATCGGCGGCATCGGCTTTCTGGGCGCCGGCAGCATCATCCGCAGCGGCACCAGCGTACAGGGCATCACCACCGGCGCTTCGATCTGGCTGGCCGGTGCCATCGGCATTGCCGCAGGCGTTGGAGACATGGCGCTGGCGACCATGGTCACGCTGCTGGCCCTGATCATCATGACGGTGCTCGGTGCCATCGAGCGTGCCCTGCCCTGGCACAAGCGAGAGGAATGA
- a CDS encoding DUF2069 domain-containing protein produces MKRWLENLEAREGLSVLVARCRRLVIGSYAILILMMIYRGVAVESEASSIGPMVAFVLPLVLFLPSILARRARGHAWLAFVSLLYFAQGVMVAGLPGQFARGSLEALVSLALFVGCTGYARFRSRQVKAEA; encoded by the coding sequence ATGAAGCGCTGGCTGGAAAATCTCGAGGCGCGCGAGGGATTGAGCGTTCTGGTGGCCCGCTGCCGACGCCTGGTCATCGGCAGCTATGCGATACTGATCCTGATGATGATCTACCGAGGCGTGGCGGTGGAAAGTGAAGCCAGCAGTATCGGTCCCATGGTGGCCTTCGTGCTGCCGCTGGTGCTCTTCCTGCCCTCCATCCTGGCCAGGCGCGCGCGCGGGCATGCATGGCTCGCCTTCGTCAGCCTGCTCTACTTCGCCCAGGGTGTCATGGTCGCGGGCCTGCCCGGACAGTTCGCGCGAGGCAGTCTGGAAGCGCTGGTCTCGCTGGCCCTGTTCGTCGGGTGCACGGGATACGCTCGCTTTCGCAGCCGCCAGGTCAAGGCTGAGGCATGA
- a CDS encoding histone deacetylase family protein, producing the protein MITAYITHPDHPRHYMGPEHPESPQRLDAIRARLLRSGILQQTMQSDAVEASMAQLRRVHPEAHLRLLEHRLPEQGFTTIDGDTLMTPDSLRIARLAAGAAIKGVDRVYRHQADNAFCAMRPPGHHAEASNAMGFCLYNNVAVAAAHARNQYGARRVAILDFDVHQCNGTIDIFQNDPNVLICTSFQYPFYPWRYLDCRASNIVNTPLPAGTDGPAFRRAIEASWLPALHDFRPDLVLVSAGFDAHREDPLAELCLGDEDFYWVSRLAVEIAERYAQRRLVTVLEGGYAGDALGRSTEAYLKALLGLPFD; encoded by the coding sequence ATGATCACGGCCTACATCACCCACCCCGACCATCCCCGGCACTACATGGGACCTGAGCATCCCGAATCGCCCCAACGACTGGATGCCATCCGTGCTCGCCTGCTGCGCTCGGGCATTCTCCAGCAGACCATGCAGTCCGATGCCGTCGAGGCCAGCATGGCACAACTGCGGCGCGTCCACCCCGAGGCGCACCTGCGCCTGCTCGAACATCGCTTGCCGGAACAAGGCTTCACGACGATCGATGGCGATACTCTCATGACGCCCGACAGCCTGCGCATCGCAAGACTCGCCGCCGGCGCGGCGATCAAGGGTGTCGACCGGGTCTACCGCCATCAGGCCGACAATGCCTTCTGCGCCATGCGCCCGCCCGGCCACCATGCCGAGGCCAGCAACGCCATGGGCTTTTGCCTCTACAACAATGTCGCGGTGGCCGCCGCCCACGCCCGGAACCAATATGGCGCGCGCCGGGTGGCGATTCTCGATTTCGATGTCCATCAGTGCAACGGCACCATCGATATTTTCCAGAACGACCCGAACGTGCTGATCTGCACCAGTTTTCAGTATCCCTTCTATCCCTGGCGCTATCTCGACTGCCGGGCATCCAACATCGTCAATACACCGCTGCCGGCCGGCACCGACGGCCCTGCCTTCCGTCGCGCCATCGAGGCAAGCTGGCTGCCGGCCCTGCACGATTTCCGGCCCGACTTGGTGCTGGTCTCGGCAGGCTTCGATGCCCATCGCGAGGATCCGCTGGCCGAGCTCTGCCTGGGCGACGAAGACTTCTACTGGGTGAGCCGTCTGGCCGTCGAGATCGCCGAACGCTATGCCCAGCGGCGCCTGGTCACGGTTCTCGAGGGCGGCTACGCGGGCGATGCCCTGGGGCGCAGCACCGAAGCCTATCTCAAGGCCTTGCTCGGCCTGCCCTTCGATTGA
- the wrbA gene encoding NAD(P)H:quinone oxidoreductase, whose amino-acid sequence MSTQPYILILYYSRQGATRAMAERLAAGVESVRGIEARLRTVPPVSPTCEAVDPEIPAEGAIYADLDDLRHCAGLALGSPTRFGNMAAPLKYFIDTTSELWLGGALVDRPATAFTSTSSLHGGQETTLISMLLPLLHHGMVYAGLPYSEVELMETQAGGTPYGASHVAGKRSDLPLDDHERRLAFAQGKRLARLALALERHEEDT is encoded by the coding sequence ATGTCCACCCAGCCCTATATCCTGATTCTCTACTATTCGCGCCAGGGCGCGACCCGGGCCATGGCCGAACGCCTGGCCGCCGGCGTCGAGTCGGTGCGCGGCATCGAGGCCCGCCTGCGTACCGTCCCTCCCGTTTCACCGACCTGCGAGGCAGTGGACCCGGAGATTCCCGCCGAAGGGGCGATCTATGCCGATCTCGATGATCTGCGCCATTGCGCCGGCCTGGCTCTCGGCAGCCCGACTCGCTTTGGCAACATGGCCGCTCCCTTGAAATATTTCATCGACACCACCAGCGAGCTCTGGCTGGGAGGCGCCCTGGTCGACCGCCCGGCCACGGCCTTCACTTCCACTTCCAGCCTGCATGGCGGCCAGGAGACAACCCTGATTTCCATGCTGCTGCCCCTGCTGCACCACGGCATGGTCTATGCGGGACTGCCCTACAGCGAGGTGGAATTGATGGAGACCCAGGCCGGCGGGACGCCCTACGGCGCCAGTCATGTGGCCGGCAAGCGCAGCGATCTCCCGCTGGACGATCATGAGCGTCGCCTGGCCTTCGCCCAGGGCAAGCGCTTGGCAAGGCTGGCATTGGCACTGGAACGCCACGAGGAGGATACATGA
- a CDS encoding bifunctional acetate--CoA ligase family protein/GNAT family N-acetyltransferase yields MSTRFLSHFFEPGSIVVVGASEKPHSMGGLVLRNLREGGFSGAIWALNPKGYEQVFGEPCVSRVSRLPEVPDLAVICSPVETVPAMIERLGRFGIRAALVLSGGAHLDDPCGETESVRSRMLSAARASGIRVLGPECMGLIVPGRKLNASYASQPVKRGRVAYLGQSGMLGNAMIDWAAGRGIGFSHLLTLGDSVDVMLPDLIDYINQYAPTQAILLHLERILDAQHLMTAMRDASRHRLVLAIKSGRTAESDISNLPPTPGIANRDQVFDAAFARAGVVRVDDSDELFDALETLSRMKPLRGDRLAVVSNGLGPAMLAIDKLISAGGRLATFEEATQRRLRQEHRDRSKPGENPVDLGGLATPEHFVETLELVAADPGVDAVLVVHAPTRLAPSLDTARAVIEARKRFKRNLLTSWMGLEEALSARHECNQAGIPTYISPEKAIKAFMHMVDYQRVQSLLQETPPSLSFDTTPAIRAHCRELIDSARSEGRQSLDHSEVSRVLETYGIPPAPSRYLQTPEQADEATQGFDGPMALKVVHDGNCRPFRYRRHPHKLSAGLLQDLATSEQVAEGVIRLGDKVREKFPDLAIREYCLQAMQRGKHSMQLCAGITRDPVFGPLIVFGIGGYKVNILADRQVALPPLNMSLAADVVGRTHAARLIREHSSDPERDIERICELLVKLSQMASDLPTLSGLELNPVLLNRDGLVAVDFAMDLGEPARFAIMPYPEELREWVTLGNGWDVEVRPIRAEDAPLITRFHTQLSEQSIRFRYFHHKADLSQRDLSMLSHINYDRQMAFIAEHLLDDGAKEMLGVVRVWNDPDNIRTEFSIIIRDDLQGLGIGKLLMERMIRYSKGVGTLEMVGQIMADNHPMRALMKQLGFRQRYNMEEQVVDAVLRLNEPQSEWQRHRLETALPD; encoded by the coding sequence ATGAGCACCCGCTTTCTTTCCCATTTCTTCGAGCCGGGCAGCATCGTGGTGGTCGGCGCATCGGAGAAACCTCACTCCATGGGAGGGCTGGTGCTGCGCAACCTGCGCGAGGGAGGCTTTTCCGGCGCGATCTGGGCGCTCAATCCCAAGGGGTACGAGCAGGTGTTCGGCGAACCCTGCGTGAGTCGTGTCTCCCGCCTGCCGGAGGTGCCGGACCTGGCGGTGATCTGCTCGCCGGTGGAAACGGTGCCGGCCATGATCGAGCGGCTGGGGCGCTTCGGGATACGGGCGGCGCTGGTGCTGTCGGGGGGCGCGCATCTCGATGATCCATGCGGCGAGACGGAATCGGTGCGTTCGCGCATGCTGAGCGCGGCGCGGGCCTCCGGCATTCGGGTGCTCGGGCCAGAATGCATGGGATTGATCGTACCCGGTCGCAAGCTCAATGCCTCCTACGCCAGCCAACCGGTCAAGCGCGGTCGCGTAGCCTACCTGGGACAGTCGGGCATGCTGGGCAATGCCATGATCGATTGGGCAGCGGGGCGTGGCATCGGTTTTTCGCATCTGCTGACGCTGGGCGACAGCGTCGACGTGATGCTGCCGGACCTGATCGACTACATCAACCAGTACGCGCCGACCCAGGCCATTCTGCTGCATCTGGAACGCATCCTAGACGCCCAGCACTTGATGACTGCGATGCGCGATGCGTCGCGTCATCGACTGGTGCTGGCCATCAAGAGTGGTCGAACCGCGGAATCGGATATCTCGAACCTGCCGCCGACACCGGGCATCGCCAATCGCGACCAGGTCTTCGATGCCGCCTTCGCACGCGCCGGTGTGGTGCGCGTCGATGACTCCGATGAGCTGTTCGATGCCCTGGAAACGCTGTCGCGCATGAAGCCGCTGCGCGGCGATCGCCTGGCAGTGGTGTCCAATGGCCTGGGGCCGGCGATGCTGGCCATCGACAAGCTGATCAGTGCCGGCGGTCGCCTGGCGACCTTCGAGGAGGCGACGCAGCGCAGGCTTCGGCAGGAACACCGGGATCGCAGCAAGCCGGGCGAAAATCCGGTGGATCTCGGCGGCCTTGCCACGCCGGAGCATTTCGTCGAGACCCTCGAGCTGGTCGCCGCCGACCCCGGTGTCGATGCCGTTCTGGTGGTCCACGCACCGACCCGACTGGCGCCTTCGCTGGACACGGCACGTGCCGTCATCGAGGCCCGCAAGCGTTTCAAGCGCAACCTTCTGACCAGCTGGATGGGGCTGGAAGAGGCCCTGTCGGCCCGACACGAGTGCAACCAGGCAGGGATTCCCACCTATATCTCGCCGGAGAAGGCCATCAAGGCCTTCATGCACATGGTCGATTATCAGCGGGTGCAGTCGCTGCTCCAGGAAACGCCGCCCAGTCTTTCCTTCGACACCACACCGGCAATCCGCGCCCATTGCCGCGAACTGATCGACAGCGCCCGGTCCGAGGGACGGCAGAGTCTCGATCATTCCGAGGTGTCGCGGGTGCTCGAGACCTATGGCATTCCTCCCGCCCCGAGCCGCTATCTGCAGACGCCCGAACAGGCCGACGAAGCAACGCAAGGCTTCGATGGGCCCATGGCGCTCAAGGTGGTGCACGATGGCAATTGTCGCCCCTTCCGTTATCGACGCCATCCGCACAAGCTCTCGGCGGGGCTGTTGCAGGATCTGGCCACATCCGAGCAGGTGGCCGAAGGGGTGATCCGGCTGGGTGACAAGGTGCGCGAGAAGTTTCCCGATCTCGCCATTCGCGAGTATTGCCTCCAGGCGATGCAGCGTGGCAAGCATTCCATGCAGCTATGCGCGGGCATCACCCGGGACCCGGTGTTCGGGCCGTTGATCGTGTTCGGCATCGGTGGCTACAAGGTCAATATCCTGGCCGATCGGCAAGTGGCCTTGCCGCCCTTGAACATGTCCCTGGCGGCGGATGTGGTCGGACGAACCCATGCGGCGCGCTTGATTCGCGAGCATTCGAGCGATCCCGAACGGGACATCGAGCGCATCTGCGAGCTGCTGGTCAAGCTCTCGCAGATGGCCAGCGACCTGCCGACGCTCAGCGGGCTCGAACTCAACCCGGTGCTGCTCAATCGCGATGGTCTGGTCGCCGTGGATTTCGCCATGGATCTCGGCGAGCCGGCACGTTTCGCGATCATGCCCTATCCCGAGGAGCTGCGCGAATGGGTGACGCTCGGCAATGGCTGGGACGTCGAGGTGCGACCGATTCGTGCCGAGGATGCGCCCTTGATCACACGCTTTCATACCCAGCTTTCCGAGCAGAGCATCCGGTTCCGCTATTTCCACCACAAGGCGGACTTGTCACAGCGGGACCTGTCGATGCTCTCGCATATCAATTATGACCGCCAGATGGCCTTCATCGCCGAGCACCTGCTCGACGATGGGGCCAAGGAGATGCTGGGCGTGGTGCGTGTCTGGAACGACCCGGACAATATTCGCACCGAATTCTCGATCATCATCCGCGACGACCTGCAGGGATTGGGCATCGGCAAGCTGCTGATGGAAAGGATGATCCGCTATAGCAAGGGGGTCGGCACCCTGGAGATGGTCGGCCAGATCATGGCCGACAACCATCCGATGCGTGCACTGATGAAGCAGCTCGGCTTTCGTCAGCGCTACAACATGGAAGAACAGGTCGTGGATGCCGTACTGCGCCTCAACGAACCGCAGAGCGAATGGCAGCGCCATCGTCTCGAGACGGCGCTGCCGGATTGA
- a CDS encoding arsenate reductase family protein, translating into MLTLLHNPRCSKSRQALALLEERGADVQVRRYLDDPLDEKELRSLMSRLDADGTALVRTNEAEWKALDADIDDPDQVVRAIVAHPKILQRPIADDGQRAVIGRPPEDVLVLLD; encoded by the coding sequence ATGCTGACCCTGCTGCACAATCCGCGCTGCTCGAAATCCCGTCAGGCCCTGGCACTGCTCGAGGAGCGCGGCGCCGACGTTCAGGTACGCCGGTACCTGGACGATCCGCTCGACGAGAAGGAGCTGCGCTCCTTGATGTCACGCCTGGATGCCGATGGCACTGCCCTGGTACGCACCAATGAAGCGGAATGGAAGGCACTGGACGCCGACATCGACGATCCCGACCAGGTCGTACGCGCCATTGTCGCCCACCCCAAGATCCTGCAGCGCCCGATCGCCGACGATGGCCAGCGCGCCGTGATCGGACGTCCGCCGGAAGACGTGCTCGTTCTGCTCGACTGA